A genomic stretch from Sporocytophaga myxococcoides DSM 11118 includes:
- a CDS encoding YbhB/YbcL family Raf kinase inhibitor-like protein yields the protein MEIISPAFRNGEMIPLEYSCEGASINPELQFVDVPKGAKSLVLLVEDPDAPTKIWAHWVVFNMPADCKGIAENSEPDGIEGISSGGTLGYEGPCPPVGEHHYIFRLFALDNMPAIPEESDRRMLLNYIKGHVIEEATLVGTYERQKTKAGTINRNNKQ from the coding sequence ATGGAAATTATTAGTCCGGCTTTTAGAAATGGAGAGATGATACCTCTTGAGTATTCATGTGAGGGAGCAAGCATTAATCCGGAATTACAGTTCGTGGATGTTCCAAAAGGTGCCAAAAGTCTGGTTTTGTTGGTTGAAGACCCGGATGCCCCGACTAAAATTTGGGCTCATTGGGTAGTTTTTAACATGCCAGCTGATTGCAAAGGCATTGCTGAAAATTCAGAACCTGACGGGATTGAAGGGATATCTTCAGGTGGTACGCTAGGGTATGAAGGGCCTTGTCCTCCAGTGGGGGAGCACCATTATATTTTCAGGTTGTTTGCACTAGATAATATGCCAGCAATACCTGAAGAGTCTGATAGAAGAATGCTTTTGAACTATATAAAAGGACATGTTATAGAGGAAGCGACTCTTGTCGGAACCTATGAAAGACAAAAGACTAAAGCAGGAACAATAAACAGAAACAATAAACAGTGA
- a CDS encoding sigma-70 family RNA polymerase sigma factor, with amino-acid sequence MRQLKITQSLTNRDSSTVEKYFNEVSKAELLTPDEEAILAKKVREGDEAALERLVKANLRFVISVAKQYHYGDIPLNDLINEGNIGLIKAAQKFDETKGFKFISYAVWWIRQSILDALSKNGRFVRLPLHKIMERSKIKQFSSEFEQKFEREPTPDEVAEHVDCKPQEVVDLNPIGDKPASLQAEFDDGEGCMLDILKHTNSSHPDQDLMFDSVKKDIERILRKLSEREREVILRFFGLGREYSESLEDIAASMGLTKERVRQLKECALRKLRSGVKPELLTAYF; translated from the coding sequence ATGAGACAGCTTAAAATTACACAATCTTTAACAAACAGAGACAGTTCTACGGTAGAGAAGTATTTCAATGAAGTTTCTAAAGCAGAGCTTCTGACGCCGGATGAAGAAGCAATTCTTGCAAAGAAAGTAAGAGAGGGAGATGAAGCCGCTTTGGAAAGATTGGTAAAAGCAAATCTTCGATTCGTTATATCTGTAGCGAAGCAGTACCACTATGGAGATATTCCGCTTAATGATTTGATTAATGAAGGAAATATTGGCCTTATTAAAGCTGCTCAGAAGTTCGATGAAACAAAGGGATTTAAATTTATCTCTTATGCTGTATGGTGGATCAGGCAATCTATACTGGACGCTTTATCAAAAAACGGACGATTTGTAAGGTTGCCATTGCATAAGATTATGGAGCGTTCTAAAATAAAACAATTCAGTTCCGAGTTCGAGCAAAAATTTGAACGTGAGCCAACACCTGATGAAGTCGCGGAACATGTCGATTGTAAACCACAGGAAGTTGTAGACTTAAATCCTATAGGGGATAAACCGGCATCACTCCAGGCAGAGTTCGATGATGGAGAAGGTTGTATGCTGGATATCCTGAAACATACAAATTCATCCCATCCTGACCAGGATCTGATGTTTGATTCGGTAAAAAAGGATATTGAACGGATTTTAAGAAAACTTTCCGAAAGAGAAAGAGAAGTTATCCTCAGATTCTTTGGGCTTGGCAGGGAATATAGCGAATCACTGGAAGACATTGCGGCCTCTATGGGGCTTACCAAGGAGCGAGTGCGACAGCTGAAAGAATGTGCATTGCGCAAGCTGAGATCAGGGGTAAAACCAGAGCTGTTAACAGCATATTTTTAA
- a CDS encoding HepT-like ribonuclease domain-containing protein gives MAMVSEDRIRLLDMADSIREIQSYIGRDDFAEFSISDNERQAVIEQLVMIGGASALLSDEFREKYGEIDWDMLKGLQYANFDETLELDLHPLWRIAQEDLPDIMNQILDLAAVLEGEEDLSDVTLNEEDFKDNQFIQEEITSRINVDKNVRLEDESFNPPLEKDMVVRKIRPRKIGSNRDSLKMPEHMKKKEAKKVPSKPSSSFQHHEEEHLPFGAGIADEEARKNVEAIHKGSKGTIDDNEIENTDLKGFDRSDD, from the coding sequence ATGGCAATGGTAAGTGAAGATAGAATCAGGCTTCTTGATATGGCCGATTCCATAAGAGAAATACAAAGTTATATCGGAAGAGATGATTTTGCAGAGTTTAGCATTTCAGATAATGAAAGACAAGCTGTGATAGAACAACTTGTTATGATTGGCGGTGCCTCTGCTCTGTTGAGTGATGAGTTTAGAGAAAAATATGGAGAGATCGATTGGGATATGTTAAAAGGCTTGCAATACGCAAACTTTGATGAAACTCTTGAACTTGATTTACACCCTCTGTGGAGAATTGCTCAGGAAGATCTTCCCGATATTATGAACCAAATACTGGACCTTGCAGCTGTTCTGGAAGGAGAAGAAGATTTATCGGATGTTACCCTTAATGAAGAAGATTTCAAGGATAATCAATTCATACAGGAAGAAATTACATCCAGGATAAATGTAGATAAAAATGTACGATTGGAAGATGAAAGTTTTAATCCTCCACTTGAGAAGGATATGGTTGTAAGAAAAATTCGTCCCAGGAAAATCGGCAGCAACAGAGATTCCCTAAAAATGCCCGAACACATGAAAAAGAAAGAGGCTAAAAAGGTGCCAAGCAAACCATCTTCTTCTTTTCAGCATCATGAAGAAGAGCATTTACCCTTTGGAGCAGGGATTGCCGATGAAGAAGCCAGGAAAAACGTTGAGGCGATTCATAAAGGCTCAAAGGGAACAATTGATGACAATGAAATAGAAAACACAGATCTTAAAGGGTTTGACAGATCTGATGATTAA
- a CDS encoding metallophosphoesterase, with the protein MRLSFEEDALILITGTGHLPGWAKHNVVAGIEDPNLLKRLEKGVLTFLHLVRPAFDEIMKLAKIARRNFVPFHVLGKVDRNNPDKVINLKVRKRLRRQGVKNVYLTDDKKEWDTLSFRLNRIHTRMLDEHGPFDFIGDVHGCYHELIALIDKLGYVTTYTMINGSIHKKYFHPQERKLVFLGDMVDRGPASDKVMELILELNNQNMAYAVLGNHDEKFLRYLKGNPVTVNSGLEKTIRQFVGKSEELKNKLIRFFKSLPSHYVFDEGRVVAVHAGIREDMQGKDKREIKDYCVFGAPGENKKDDGLPVRQDWGRDYEGKAKVVYGHTPVKEPFWVHNSIDIDSGCVFGGKLTALRYPENELISVNAFDTYYPGVDFVDFRKEWNLQD; encoded by the coding sequence ATGCGGTTATCTTTTGAAGAAGATGCATTGATTTTAATTACCGGAACCGGGCATTTGCCTGGGTGGGCAAAACATAATGTAGTTGCCGGTATAGAAGATCCTAATCTCTTAAAGCGATTAGAAAAGGGGGTGTTGACCTTTCTTCACCTTGTGAGACCTGCATTTGATGAAATTATGAAATTAGCTAAGATAGCAAGAAGAAATTTTGTACCCTTTCATGTCCTGGGCAAAGTGGATCGCAACAATCCCGATAAAGTAATTAATTTAAAAGTAAGGAAAAGGCTGCGGAGACAAGGAGTAAAGAATGTATATCTAACTGATGATAAAAAGGAGTGGGATACGCTTTCATTCAGGCTTAATAGGATTCATACAAGAATGTTAGATGAGCATGGCCCTTTTGATTTTATTGGAGATGTTCATGGCTGTTATCATGAACTGATTGCCTTGATTGATAAACTTGGATATGTAACTACATATACCATGATAAATGGTTCCATTCATAAAAAATATTTTCATCCTCAGGAAAGAAAGTTGGTATTCCTTGGTGATATGGTTGACAGGGGACCGGCAAGCGATAAGGTAATGGAACTTATACTTGAGTTAAATAATCAGAATATGGCTTATGCTGTGCTTGGAAATCATGATGAAAAGTTTTTACGCTATCTGAAAGGTAATCCTGTTACAGTTAATAGTGGTTTGGAAAAAACAATAAGGCAGTTTGTAGGGAAGTCAGAAGAATTAAAAAACAAACTTATCCGCTTTTTTAAAAGTTTGCCTTCCCATTATGTCTTCGACGAAGGCCGAGTTGTAGCTGTCCATGCGGGTATCAGGGAAGATATGCAGGGAAAGGATAAGAGAGAGATAAAGGACTATTGTGTTTTCGGAGCGCCAGGAGAAAATAAAAAGGATGATGGACTGCCTGTGCGGCAAGATTGGGGCCGTGATTATGAAGGGAAAGCCAAAGTAGTATATGGGCATACGCCAGTAAAAGAACCATTCTGGGTCCATAATTCAATTGATATAGATAGTGGATGTGTTTTTGGGGGAAAGCTTACCGCATTGCGATACCCGGAAAATGAGCTCATATCAGTAAATGCCTTTGATACATATTATCCCGGAGTTGATTTTGTGGACTTTAGAAAAGAGTGGAATCTGCAGGATTAA
- a CDS encoding DUF2721 domain-containing protein — protein sequence MKDVSLALTILTAMITPAVLILATTSLIVATSQRLGRNIDRARNLSERLIKNLFTKKVLSEKEHVYNQLNKVTRRTRLLQRAMTILYVALSDFVATSICIGVVEILNIRFTWLPLVLGIFGSGLVFYATLLLISESGIALIAVREEMNYVLDVGTEKFNSRHEEDDI from the coding sequence ATGAAAGACGTATCTCTTGCATTAACCATACTTACAGCTATGATCACACCTGCCGTGCTGATTCTGGCTACTACTTCGCTCATCGTAGCTACTAGCCAACGTTTAGGCAGGAATATCGATCGTGCTCGAAACTTGTCCGAAAGACTTATTAAAAATCTATTTACAAAAAAGGTACTTTCGGAGAAAGAACATGTTTATAATCAGTTGAATAAGGTTACCAGAAGAACGAGGTTGTTGCAAAGAGCTATGACAATTCTCTATGTAGCTCTGAGTGATTTCGTTGCTACCAGTATTTGCATAGGCGTTGTGGAAATATTGAATATCCGTTTTACATGGTTACCTCTGGTACTCGGAATATTTGGTTCAGGACTTGTATTCTATGCAACATTGCTGCTGATCTCAGAATCAGGTATTGCATTGATTGCTGTGAGGGAAGAAATGAATTATGTTTTGGATGTCGGAACTGAAAAGTTCAATTCCAGACACGAGGAAGATGATATATGA
- a CDS encoding LiaF transmembrane domain-containing protein, translating into MKKDNYSDMKNSSIDAFWSALFFIGIGAVLLFKNLELLILPPYVYTWKMLLIAFGVYNILLRNWMFGLTMAAIGTFFILPEALNIPKLEFGKVWPAILILIGLAIFFKMIFPKKKVLIDFKRDSTIDITEENYMETTVIFSGAEKQISSYDFKGGKVTAIFGGAEIDLTNCYLSKENNVINLEVICGGVTLLVPHEWNVRSELVTILGGFEDKAASKDKNAYIDPAAEIVLKGTLVMGGVEIKRG; encoded by the coding sequence ATGAAAAAAGATAATTATTCAGATATGAAAAACTCATCCATTGATGCTTTTTGGTCAGCACTGTTTTTTATTGGTATCGGAGCAGTTCTATTATTTAAGAACCTTGAATTGTTGATACTGCCTCCTTATGTATACACATGGAAAATGCTTTTAATCGCATTTGGTGTATATAACATTCTTCTCAGAAACTGGATGTTTGGATTGACTATGGCGGCAATAGGGACATTCTTTATATTGCCAGAAGCACTGAACATTCCAAAGTTAGAATTTGGGAAAGTATGGCCAGCGATACTTATATTAATCGGCTTAGCCATTTTCTTTAAAATGATCTTTCCAAAAAAAAAAGTATTAATAGATTTTAAACGGGATTCAACAATTGATATAACAGAGGAAAATTATATGGAAACGACTGTAATCTTTAGCGGAGCTGAAAAGCAAATTAGCTCATATGATTTTAAAGGTGGAAAAGTTACGGCAATCTTCGGAGGCGCTGAAATAGACCTTACCAATTGCTATTTGTCAAAAGAAAATAATGTCATAAATCTTGAAGTAATTTGCGGTGGAGTGACGCTACTTGTGCCACATGAGTGGAATGTCCGATCAGAACTAGTGACAATTTTGGGTGGCTTTGAAGATAAAGCAGCATCTAAAGATAAAAATGCATACATAGACCCTGCTGCTGAGATTGTACTCAAAGGTACTCTTGTAATGGGAGGAGTTGAAATTAAAAGAGGATAA
- a CDS encoding sensor histidine kinase codes for MIHPFTGKLKQLYFYITVWVLISMAHTVVLFYLYHQPFLPAILDAVIFNFLFSFTGLSLWYMVRYLNFENQSFYFICTNYLGAALIFVLLSVGSGYLLLNVVSESNYEYLKFLDASIPWRCILAFFYFLAFVLIYYLIMFSRTIKEKQLKEAELKSAIQETELSMLKSQLNPHFIFNSLNSINALTILDPQAAGEMIVKLSTFLRKSLDQGKTSLIDIEEELETINLYLDIEKIRFGEKLQIELDIKNSVNGALIPPMLLQPLVENAVKHGVYESLESITISINAELANGNLHISVENSCDQEIKKVGRKGIGLRNVAQRLYLSFGRSDLLKIHREHHAFRVDVFIPQKQI; via the coding sequence ATGATTCATCCTTTTACCGGAAAACTTAAGCAGCTTTATTTTTATATCACTGTATGGGTACTTATTTCAATGGCCCATACAGTGGTATTGTTCTATTTATATCACCAACCTTTTCTCCCGGCAATACTGGATGCAGTAATTTTTAATTTTTTATTTTCCTTCACTGGTCTGAGCCTTTGGTATATGGTCAGATACCTTAATTTTGAAAACCAGTCTTTCTACTTTATTTGCACGAATTATCTGGGAGCCGCTCTGATATTTGTGCTATTGTCTGTAGGCTCTGGTTATCTTTTATTGAATGTGGTAAGTGAAAGTAATTATGAATACTTAAAGTTCCTTGATGCATCTATACCCTGGAGGTGTATATTGGCTTTCTTTTATTTCCTGGCGTTCGTATTGATTTATTATCTGATAATGTTTTCCAGAACGATAAAGGAAAAGCAATTAAAGGAAGCAGAGTTGAAGTCTGCAATTCAGGAAACAGAGTTGTCTATGCTTAAGTCTCAGCTTAATCCTCATTTTATATTCAATAGCCTTAATTCTATTAATGCCTTGACAATATTAGATCCGCAGGCAGCAGGGGAAATGATCGTCAAACTGTCAACCTTTCTTCGGAAATCTTTGGATCAGGGTAAAACTTCTCTCATAGATATTGAAGAAGAGCTTGAAACTATAAATTTATATCTTGATATTGAAAAGATACGCTTCGGTGAAAAGTTGCAAATAGAATTGGATATAAAGAATTCTGTTAATGGTGCTTTAATACCTCCAATGTTGCTTCAGCCTTTGGTTGAAAACGCAGTGAAGCATGGTGTCTATGAAAGTCTGGAAAGTATTACCATATCAATCAATGCAGAATTGGCAAATGGCAATCTGCATATATCTGTTGAGAATTCATGTGATCAGGAAATAAAAAAAGTAGGCCGCAAAGGAATAGGGTTGAGGAACGTGGCACAAAGACTATATCTTAGCTTTGGCAGATCTGATCTGTTAAAAATTCATAGAGAACATCATGCATTCAGGGTTGATGTTTTTATTCCACAAAAACAAATATGA
- a CDS encoding LytR/AlgR family response regulator transcription factor — translation MTKYKVIITDDEPLGRSLIRSYLKDDPDMEILAECGDGFSALKSVQELQPDILFLDVQMPKLTGFEMLELMENPPLIIFSTAYDEYALKAFEMNAADYLLKPYSRERFEQAVKKAKTRLKHNESVNDARGINNSLKQKQGTLERVAVKTGNKINVVQVEDIFYLEAQDDYVMIYCAAGKYLKQQRMKYFEDALDPSLFMRVHRSYIVNLNEIIQIEPYEKDSHLIVLRSGAKIPVSRSNYSELKKNLNF, via the coding sequence ATGACTAAATATAAAGTAATCATTACGGATGATGAACCACTCGGAAGAAGCCTTATCAGATCATATCTTAAAGATGATCCTGATATGGAAATATTAGCTGAGTGCGGTGATGGTTTTTCTGCATTAAAATCTGTTCAGGAATTGCAACCAGATATTCTTTTTCTGGATGTACAAATGCCCAAGCTTACAGGCTTTGAAATGCTTGAATTGATGGAAAATCCTCCTTTGATTATTTTCTCAACTGCCTATGATGAATATGCACTGAAAGCTTTTGAAATGAATGCTGCAGACTATCTTCTGAAGCCTTACTCAAGAGAACGTTTTGAACAGGCTGTTAAAAAAGCAAAAACAAGACTCAAGCATAATGAATCAGTCAATGATGCTAGAGGAATAAATAATAGCTTAAAGCAGAAGCAAGGGACACTTGAAAGAGTTGCGGTTAAAACAGGCAATAAAATCAATGTCGTTCAGGTTGAAGATATTTTTTACCTTGAGGCCCAGGATGATTATGTTATGATTTATTGTGCGGCTGGAAAATATTTAAAGCAGCAAAGAATGAAGTATTTCGAAGATGCTCTTGATCCTTCACTATTTATGAGGGTTCATAGATCCTATATTGTCAATCTTAATGAAATCATTCAGATTGAACCTTATGAAAAAGATAGCCATCTTATTGTTTTACGAAGTGGAGCTAAAATACCAGTAAGCAGAAGCAATTATTCCGAATTGAAAAAGAATCTTAATTTTTAG
- a CDS encoding DUF4239 domain-containing protein → MMLVDFILLTKLFLFWISEWYISLVVLILMFAGFEAGFRMGIKSPAVNDEKRRNVITNFQVGLISLLGLMIAFTFAMAVSRFDDGRTLLAEETDALETAYYRSDLLPDSTRTKLHDVLREYIDIRLLFYQPKLDESKVLEVNRQTRNIQKKLWSYSPEITKELPDYLAAVILESFNKLINASNKRYIAMENHVPEVIFFLLFLISILTNVAVGYSCGIAFDRHIFFTILFSFCVCTILLVIMDLDRPRRGMILVSQDSLLELKKEIEKKKK, encoded by the coding sequence ATGATGCTAGTTGATTTTATTCTTTTAACTAAACTGTTCCTGTTCTGGATTAGCGAATGGTATATTTCGCTGGTCGTATTGATACTCATGTTTGCTGGTTTTGAAGCAGGTTTCAGGATGGGTATTAAAAGTCCTGCAGTGAACGATGAAAAGAGACGAAATGTAATTACAAATTTTCAGGTAGGTTTGATAAGCTTGCTTGGACTAATGATTGCATTTACCTTTGCAATGGCTGTGTCCAGATTTGATGATGGACGGACTCTTCTGGCAGAAGAAACTGATGCTTTGGAAACGGCCTATTATAGGTCTGACCTATTACCGGATTCCACCAGGACGAAATTGCATGATGTATTAAGAGAATATATTGATATCCGGCTTTTATTTTATCAGCCGAAGCTGGATGAATCTAAAGTTTTGGAAGTAAACAGACAGACAAGAAATATTCAGAAGAAATTATGGTCCTACTCACCCGAAATAACCAAGGAACTTCCGGACTATCTTGCAGCAGTGATCCTAGAATCTTTCAACAAACTTATTAACGCAAGCAATAAGCGTTATATAGCAATGGAAAATCATGTTCCTGAGGTGATATTTTTTCTGTTGTTTCTGATATCTATATTAACTAATGTTGCAGTTGGTTATAGCTGTGGAATAGCTTTTGACAGGCATATATTCTTTACCATCCTGTTTTCCTTTTGTGTGTGCACCATTCTCTTAGTGATAATGGATTTGGATAGACCAAGGAGAGGGATGATACTCGTAAGCCAGGATAGTTTGCTTGAGTTAAAAAAGGAAATTGAAAAGAAGAAGAAGTGA
- a CDS encoding M90 family metallopeptidase, which produces MIPTFYIFLFLFLILAFTGIVFFISFWIKSEKKKKEKILKTPFPESWKEYLTKEISFYRDLDDLQKTRFENKVKLFLSDTRITGVELKITDELRLLAACSAIIPIFYFDEWDYFNLVEILIYNEEVNPNQPNDPERGGTLLGQVRPFQSRHVMLLSMQSLIRGFAYMNGKDNLGFHEFAHLIDETDGSIDGIPKSILPPSLVRPWTDLMYKEIEKIKKGRSDINPYGVTNSAEFFAVVCEYFLENPDKFKIKHPELYSILSTAFKRS; this is translated from the coding sequence ATGATTCCTACTTTTTATATATTCCTCTTTCTTTTTCTGATTCTTGCATTTACTGGGATTGTTTTTTTTATTTCTTTCTGGATAAAAAGTGAGAAAAAGAAAAAGGAGAAAATTCTAAAAACACCTTTCCCAGAGAGCTGGAAGGAATACCTTACTAAAGAAATATCTTTCTACCGCGACCTTGACGATCTTCAAAAAACTAGATTTGAAAACAAGGTAAAATTATTTCTTAGTGATACAAGAATCACTGGAGTTGAGTTAAAAATTACTGATGAGCTCAGGCTTTTAGCCGCTTGCAGTGCTATTATCCCTATATTTTACTTTGATGAATGGGACTATTTCAACCTGGTTGAAATTTTGATTTATAATGAAGAAGTTAACCCTAATCAACCAAATGATCCGGAGCGTGGCGGCACTTTACTTGGACAGGTGAGACCTTTTCAGAGCAGGCATGTCATGCTACTATCTATGCAATCCCTCATTCGTGGGTTCGCATACATGAATGGCAAAGACAATCTTGGCTTTCATGAATTTGCACATCTGATAGATGAAACTGATGGCTCCATTGATGGAATTCCAAAATCCATTTTGCCCCCTTCCCTGGTCAGACCATGGACCGACTTGATGTATAAGGAGATCGAAAAAATTAAAAAGGGACGTTCGGATATCAATCCATATGGAGTTACCAATTCCGCAGAATTTTTCGCTGTTGTTTGCGAATACTTTCTTGAAAACCCTGATAAATTTAAAATTAAACATCCAGAATTGTACTCTATTTTAAGTACTGCCTTCAAAAGATCATGA
- a CDS encoding RecQ family ATP-dependent DNA helicase, translating into MDSLQVLQEVFGYSGFRFEQENAIRSILSGRDTFVLMPTGGGKSLCYQVPALVFEGLTIVVSPLLALMKDQVNTLRAKGVDAACLNSTIGVSERLDTLEKIENQQLKVLYLAPERFFGEENELMELLKSVKVSLIAVDEAHCISQWGHDFRPEFLQLGELRSKFPGVPVIALTATADDLTRKDIIQQLQLKDPEILVAGFNRPNIKYHVRAKKDGYAKLVSYLRPRRQECGIIYVFSRKSAEELAAKLRLEGYNARPYHAGLDKWVRDQNQDAFIKGEVKIIVATIAFGMGIDKPNVRYVVHMDLPKNIEGYYQETGRAGRDGNPSEAILFYSSADVSKMKRYVEVENNSEQTALMFKKLGRMAEFCEINTCRRKYLLEYFGDTYDTQNCGSCDVCMNANENPQTQLFSPYTAQ; encoded by the coding sequence ATGGATTCATTGCAGGTTCTCCAGGAGGTATTTGGTTATTCCGGTTTCAGATTTGAGCAGGAAAATGCAATCAGGAGCATATTGTCTGGAAGAGACACGTTTGTCCTTATGCCTACTGGCGGAGGCAAGTCACTCTGCTATCAGGTTCCTGCCCTTGTATTTGAGGGATTAACAATCGTAGTATCACCCTTGCTGGCTCTTATGAAAGATCAGGTAAATACTCTAAGGGCTAAGGGAGTAGATGCAGCTTGTCTAAATTCTACAATAGGAGTAAGTGAACGACTGGACACCCTTGAGAAAATAGAGAACCAACAACTAAAAGTTTTATATCTGGCTCCTGAAAGGTTCTTTGGGGAAGAAAACGAACTGATGGAGTTATTGAAGTCAGTTAAAGTTTCCCTAATCGCAGTTGACGAAGCTCATTGTATATCGCAATGGGGGCATGACTTCAGGCCTGAGTTCCTGCAACTTGGAGAGCTTCGCAGTAAATTTCCAGGAGTACCCGTGATAGCTTTAACAGCTACTGCTGACGACCTTACAAGAAAAGATATCATTCAACAACTGCAGCTCAAAGACCCGGAAATACTTGTAGCAGGATTTAACAGACCCAATATCAAATACCATGTGAGGGCTAAAAAAGACGGCTATGCCAAGCTCGTTTCCTATCTGAGACCCAGGAGGCAGGAATGCGGAATCATTTATGTTTTCTCGAGAAAATCAGCCGAAGAACTTGCTGCCAAACTTCGTCTTGAAGGATACAATGCAAGACCCTACCATGCCGGACTTGATAAATGGGTAAGAGATCAGAACCAGGATGCATTTATCAAGGGAGAAGTAAAAATCATTGTTGCTACCATTGCATTCGGAATGGGAATAGACAAACCTAATGTCAGATATGTGGTACATATGGATTTGCCAAAAAATATTGAAGGATATTATCAGGAAACCGGAAGAGCTGGAAGGGATGGTAACCCTAGTGAAGCTATACTCTTCTATAGCAGTGCAGACGTATCCAAAATGAAACGTTATGTTGAAGTTGAAAACAATTCAGAACAAACTGCTCTCATGTTTAAGAAACTAGGAAGAATGGCAGAGTTCTGTGAGATAAATACCTGCAGAAGAAAATACTTACTGGAATACTTCGGTGACACATACGATACTCAAAATTGCGGCTCCTGCGATGTTTGCATGAATGCAAATGAAAACCCCCAAACCCAGCTATTTTCGCCTTATACAGCACAATAA